Proteins encoded within one genomic window of Bradyrhizobium sp. AZCC 1719:
- a CDS encoding RDD family protein — MNPCPEAPVTVAPKYARFSRRFRGIVLDWMILMAILFGALMLTSTVRNDNFSRALGILVVAALLLYEPVLVSFTGSTLGHYFTNLRVVDERSGGNVSFLKACARVAIKGVLGLYSFVVLAATRRNQAIHDLLTRSTVQIRDPAKALPGQYVSERSDLADANLPSRWRRVVVICVYLVLIFVVYLAIVIGLNAAGIMSNACVNNASRCSAGERVFDAAAAVVVLLLMALIIARGWKGKLFGAHTAR; from the coding sequence ATGAATCCTTGTCCCGAAGCGCCGGTGACGGTTGCCCCAAAATACGCTCGGTTTTCCCGCCGCTTTCGCGGGATTGTGCTCGACTGGATGATCCTCATGGCCATCCTTTTCGGTGCGCTGATGCTGACCAGTACTGTGAGAAACGACAACTTCTCCCGGGCGCTGGGAATTCTGGTGGTGGCCGCGCTTTTGCTGTACGAGCCGGTCTTGGTCTCGTTCACCGGAAGCACGCTCGGGCACTATTTCACCAATCTGCGCGTCGTCGATGAGCGCAGCGGCGGCAACGTGAGTTTCCTCAAGGCCTGCGCCCGCGTCGCGATCAAGGGCGTGCTCGGCCTGTACTCGTTTGTCGTCCTCGCGGCGACACGCCGCAATCAGGCGATTCACGATCTCCTGACAAGATCCACCGTGCAGATCCGCGATCCGGCGAAGGCGTTGCCCGGTCAATATGTCAGTGAGCGTAGCGATCTGGCGGACGCCAACCTGCCGTCGCGGTGGCGCCGGGTGGTCGTCATTTGCGTGTATCTGGTGCTGATATTCGTCGTTTATCTGGCTATCGTGATCGGCCTTAACGCAGCCGGTATCATGTCCAATGCCTGCGTCAACAATGCCAGCCGCTGCTCGGCGGGTGAGCGAGTCTTCGACGCCGCAGCGGCCGTGGTGGTCCTGCTGCTGATGGCGCTGATCATCGCGCGTGGCTGGAAGGGCAAATTGTTCGGCGCGCACACAGCACGCTAA
- the mepA gene encoding penicillin-insensitive murein endopeptidase: protein MNPRLFLIPLITLLVASYAASAWAQDKGTVHPKPLPPLANPNDPNIAAKELFGRKVLPTAMPTRVHGFYAHGCIAGAEGLPINGDTWQVMRLSRNRYWGHPDLVALVKRLAARARRDAGWHGILVGDMSQPRGGPMLTGHASHQVGLDADIWLTPMPNRQLSRNEREEMSAVMMVRRDRLDIDPQAWTPTHLAVIRAAALEPSVQRIFVNAAIKKALCREAKGDRDWLHKVRPMYGHDYHFHIRMKCPPGASECESQPHPNEGEGCQPADLAYWFSDAVLHPKPPKVPPKPKPPMTMAALPPACKTVLNAPDAKHEVSSRPSGEQR, encoded by the coding sequence ATGAACCCCCGCCTGTTTCTGATCCCCCTCATAACCTTGCTAGTCGCCTCCTATGCCGCAAGCGCATGGGCGCAGGACAAGGGCACGGTTCATCCAAAACCGCTGCCGCCGCTAGCCAATCCCAACGATCCCAACATCGCTGCCAAGGAGTTGTTCGGCCGCAAGGTGCTGCCGACGGCAATGCCGACGCGCGTGCACGGGTTCTATGCCCATGGCTGCATCGCGGGCGCGGAAGGGCTGCCGATCAACGGCGATACCTGGCAGGTGATGCGCCTGTCGCGCAATCGCTATTGGGGCCATCCCGACCTGGTCGCACTGGTCAAGCGGCTGGCCGCAAGAGCGCGCCGGGATGCTGGCTGGCACGGAATACTGGTCGGCGACATGTCGCAGCCGCGCGGCGGGCCGATGTTGACCGGGCATGCCAGCCATCAGGTGGGGTTAGATGCCGACATCTGGCTGACGCCGATGCCGAACCGGCAACTATCGCGCAACGAGCGCGAGGAAATGTCCGCGGTGATGATGGTGCGCCGCGACAGGCTCGATATCGATCCGCAGGCCTGGACACCGACACATCTCGCGGTGATCCGCGCCGCCGCGCTGGAGCCCAGCGTGCAGCGCATCTTCGTCAATGCCGCGATCAAGAAGGCGCTGTGCCGCGAGGCCAAGGGCGACCGCGACTGGCTCCACAAGGTGCGGCCGATGTACGGCCACGACTACCATTTCCACATCCGCATGAAATGCCCGCCCGGCGCCAGCGAATGTGAAAGCCAGCCCCATCCGAACGAGGGCGAAGGCTGCCAGCCTGCCGACCTCGCCTACTGGTTCAGCGACGCGGTGCTGCATCCCAAACCGCCGAAAGTGCCGCCGAAGCCGAAGCCGCCAATGACGATGGCGGCGCTGCCGCCCGCCTGCAAGACGGTGCTGAACGCGCCGGATGCCAAACACGAAGTGTCAAGCAGACCCAGCGGAGAACAACGATGA
- a CDS encoding putative bifunctional diguanylate cyclase/phosphodiesterase: protein MPKKPKAARKPKQSIVRFPGRRAKPAATRDGGFIGLRVDITELKQREASFRLLFDSNPVPMIVCALGDERILAVNDAAIQHYGYSRGEFEKLTIRNLQAFDVEPPWAGEHAGDERAAHAWKHVRADGALIDLAIYSRQLVYSDRPAVLLALMDTTERKRAEARLTFMAQHDGLTGLPNRNLLRQQMDDILLRTRRNAEKVAVLVLGLDHFKAVNDTLGHGIGDKLLRGVAKRLQSMLREEDALARLNSDEFAVIQGGVTRPEDVVFMARRLLDAIADPYLLDGHSVVIGASIGIAMSPGDGDESEKLLKNADLALSRAKNDSRGTFSFFEAGMDARAQTRRKIETELREAVRTDVLRPYYQPLVDLASGRITGFEALVRWPHPERGMISPAEFIPVAEETGLINAVGGLMLRRACTDAAQWPDDVRVAVNLSPLQFRVGNLLSLVVETLKQSGLPAKRLELEITETLLLEKSSEVLATLHALRALGVRISMDDFGTGYSSLSYLRSFPFDKIKIDQSFVRDLAANPDAQAIVRSIISLGKGLGVTITAEGVESEAEVNCLRNEGCHEGQGFLFSRARPNAEIVSLLKTQGNWSAPAGAALVA from the coding sequence ATGCCGAAGAAGCCAAAAGCTGCCAGGAAGCCGAAACAGTCGATTGTCCGTTTTCCTGGCCGGCGCGCAAAGCCCGCTGCGACCCGGGATGGCGGCTTCATCGGACTGCGCGTCGACATCACCGAGTTGAAACAGCGCGAGGCTTCGTTCCGGCTGCTGTTCGACAGCAATCCGGTTCCGATGATCGTCTGCGCGCTGGGTGACGAACGAATTCTCGCAGTCAACGACGCTGCGATCCAGCACTACGGTTACAGCCGCGGTGAATTCGAGAAGCTCACGATCCGCAACCTGCAGGCCTTCGACGTCGAGCCGCCATGGGCCGGCGAACACGCCGGCGACGAGCGCGCGGCCCACGCCTGGAAGCATGTCAGGGCCGACGGCGCGCTGATCGATCTGGCGATCTATTCGCGCCAGCTTGTTTACAGCGATCGGCCAGCGGTCCTGCTCGCGCTGATGGACACCACCGAACGCAAGCGCGCCGAGGCGCGGCTGACGTTCATGGCCCAGCATGATGGCCTGACCGGGCTGCCGAACCGCAATTTGCTGCGTCAGCAGATGGACGACATCCTGCTGCGCACCCGCCGCAACGCCGAGAAGGTGGCGGTGCTCGTGCTCGGCCTTGACCATTTCAAGGCGGTCAACGATACGCTCGGCCACGGCATCGGCGACAAGCTCCTGCGCGGCGTCGCCAAGCGATTGCAATCGATGCTGCGCGAGGAAGATGCGCTGGCCCGGCTCAACTCCGACGAATTCGCGGTCATCCAGGGCGGGGTGACGCGACCCGAGGATGTAGTGTTCATGGCGAGGCGCCTATTGGACGCGATCGCTGATCCCTATCTTCTGGACGGGCATTCCGTGGTAATCGGCGCCAGCATCGGCATTGCGATGTCGCCCGGCGACGGCGATGAATCCGAGAAACTGCTGAAGAACGCCGACCTCGCATTATCGCGCGCCAAGAACGATTCCCGCGGCACGTTCTCGTTCTTCGAAGCGGGAATGGATGCGCGCGCCCAGACCCGCCGCAAGATCGAAACCGAGCTGCGCGAGGCCGTGCGCACCGATGTGCTCCGGCCCTATTACCAGCCGCTGGTCGATCTTGCTAGCGGGCGCATCACCGGTTTCGAAGCGCTGGTGCGCTGGCCGCATCCCGAGCGCGGCATGATCTCGCCGGCCGAATTCATCCCTGTCGCCGAGGAGACCGGGCTGATCAACGCCGTCGGCGGGTTGATGCTGCGCCGCGCCTGCACCGATGCGGCGCAATGGCCCGACGACGTCCGCGTCGCGGTCAATCTGTCGCCGCTGCAGTTCCGCGTCGGCAACCTCTTGTCGCTGGTCGTGGAAACACTGAAGCAGTCCGGCCTGCCGGCGAAGCGCCTGGAGCTCGAGATTACCGAGACGCTGCTATTGGAAAAGAGCAGCGAGGTGCTGGCGACGCTGCATGCGCTGCGCGCGCTCGGCGTTCGCATCTCGATGGACGATTTCGGCACCGGCTATTCCAGCCTGAGTTACCTGCGCAGCTTTCCGTTCGACAAGATCAAGATCGATCAGTCCTTCGTGCGCGACCTCGCCGCCAATCCCGACGCGCAGGCGATCGTGCGTTCGATCATCAGCCTCGGCAAGGGCCTCGGCGTCACGATCACGGCGGAAGGCGTCGAGAGCGAGGCCGAGGTAAATTGCCTGCGCAACGAAGGATGCCACGAGGGGCAGGGCTTCCTGTTCAGCCGCGCGCGGCCCAATGCGGAGATCGTCAGTCTGTTGAAGACGCAAGGCAACTGGAGTGCGCCGGCGGGCGCAGCGCTGGTGGCGTGA
- a CDS encoding ABC transporter ATP-binding protein — translation MSESGLHVRLRQAGPIPLDVEFSCGQNELLTLVGPSGSGKSTVLRSVAGLYQPREGRISCQGDVWFDVAGGVNIPPHKRPVGLVFQSYALFPHMTVLRNVTAALGSRPKQERDSRARALLSLVHLNGFENRYPASLSGGEQQRVAVARALARDPAVLLMDEPFSAVDRRTRRKLREELADLRKLMRIPIVMVTHDLDEAIALSDRMCVIDGGETLQIGTPDELVKAPKTARVADALDLAQFEPKQ, via the coding sequence ATGTCTGAAAGCGGCTTGCATGTCAGGTTACGCCAGGCGGGGCCTATCCCGCTCGACGTCGAATTTTCTTGTGGTCAAAATGAATTGCTCACTTTGGTCGGGCCGTCGGGAAGCGGGAAGAGTACCGTTCTTCGTTCTGTTGCAGGGCTCTATCAGCCTCGCGAAGGACGGATCTCCTGCCAGGGCGATGTCTGGTTTGATGTCGCTGGTGGCGTGAACATTCCACCGCACAAGCGCCCCGTCGGACTGGTGTTCCAGAGCTATGCGCTGTTTCCGCATATGACCGTACTACGTAACGTGACGGCAGCCCTGGGCTCTCGTCCCAAGCAGGAACGAGACAGCAGAGCGCGAGCGTTACTGTCGCTCGTGCATCTCAATGGGTTCGAGAATCGCTATCCGGCTTCGCTATCCGGTGGAGAACAGCAGCGCGTCGCGGTCGCGCGTGCGCTCGCGCGTGATCCGGCAGTTCTGCTAATGGACGAGCCATTCTCTGCCGTTGATCGGCGTACCAGGCGAAAACTCAGGGAAGAGCTTGCCGATCTGCGCAAACTGATGCGCATTCCGATCGTGATGGTGACACACGATCTCGATGAAGCCATCGCGCTATCTGACCGCATGTGCGTCATCGACGGTGGTGAGACGCTGCAAATCGGAACTCCAGATGAGCTCGTGAAGGCACCGAAGACCGCGCGCGTGGCGGATGCCCTTGATCTTGCGCAGTTCGAACCAAAACAATAG
- the modB gene encoding molybdate ABC transporter permease subunit, which translates to MDWPALVVSLKLGVATILVLLPVGIVCGRALAFNRFGGKGFVEALLALPLVLPPTVLGYYLLVAFGGDAILGRIWQAISGHTLAFSFHGLLLASLIANIPFVIQPMQRGFEAIPVEVREAAACSGLSPWRVFLTIDLPLAWPGIITGLVLAFAHTLGEFGVVLMVGGNIAGETRTISVAIYDRVQAFDNYAAGVMSALLLALSLLALSIIYLLSSRIGRRYV; encoded by the coding sequence ATGGATTGGCCCGCGCTGGTTGTTTCGCTCAAGTTAGGGGTCGCGACAATTCTTGTGCTGCTGCCCGTTGGAATCGTCTGCGGCAGGGCGCTGGCATTTAATCGATTCGGCGGTAAGGGCTTTGTCGAGGCTTTGCTTGCGCTTCCGCTCGTTTTGCCACCGACGGTGCTCGGCTATTACTTGCTGGTAGCGTTCGGCGGCGATGCCATTTTGGGCCGGATATGGCAGGCCATCAGCGGTCATACTCTCGCCTTTAGCTTTCATGGCCTGTTGCTCGCGTCGCTGATAGCGAATATTCCGTTCGTCATTCAACCGATGCAGCGGGGTTTCGAGGCTATTCCGGTCGAAGTACGGGAGGCCGCGGCGTGTTCAGGACTTTCGCCGTGGCGTGTATTTCTTACAATCGATCTGCCGCTGGCTTGGCCGGGAATAATCACCGGCCTCGTACTTGCCTTTGCGCACACGCTGGGCGAATTCGGCGTCGTCTTGATGGTCGGCGGCAACATCGCGGGTGAGACACGCACGATATCGGTGGCAATTTATGACCGTGTTCAGGCCTTCGACAATTATGCCGCTGGTGTGATGTCGGCGTTGCTGCTGGCGTTGTCGTTGCTCGCGCTCTCGATAATCTATCTGCTTTCAAGTCGGATTGGACGCCGCTATGTCTGA
- the modA gene encoding molybdate ABC transporter substrate-binding protein — translation MSKFLRYAFVLLALAGLGLRASHAQDVPIIAAASDLKFALEEVASKFKAETGHEVRLNFGSSGNFARQLQQGAPFEMFMSADEGFVLQLADTGKTVDRGALYAEGRIVLFVPANSSFKADAQLTDLRLALASGRIQKFAIANPEHAPYGRAAEQALKSQGLWDAMQPKLVLGENVSQAAQFATSGSSQGGIFAYSLALAPEVSKLGSYVLIPSEWHTPLRQRMVLMKNAGPLARDFYRYVQTAAARVIFRKYGFVLPGEAT, via the coding sequence ATGTCCAAATTCTTGCGCTATGCATTTGTGTTGCTCGCTCTCGCCGGCCTCGGCTTACGCGCGTCCCATGCGCAAGATGTGCCGATCATAGCAGCGGCGTCCGATCTTAAGTTTGCGCTCGAAGAAGTCGCGAGCAAATTCAAAGCTGAAACCGGCCATGAGGTGCGACTCAACTTCGGATCGTCGGGAAACTTCGCCCGTCAATTGCAGCAGGGCGCGCCATTTGAAATGTTTATGTCGGCGGACGAGGGCTTCGTTCTGCAGTTGGCGGACACGGGAAAGACGGTTGATCGCGGCGCGCTTTACGCGGAGGGACGGATCGTTCTGTTTGTTCCCGCAAATTCGTCGTTTAAGGCGGATGCACAACTTACCGATCTTCGCCTTGCTCTCGCATCGGGACGAATCCAGAAATTCGCGATTGCCAATCCCGAGCATGCACCGTACGGCCGTGCGGCGGAGCAGGCCTTGAAGAGTCAGGGCCTATGGGATGCAATGCAGCCGAAGCTCGTGCTGGGTGAAAATGTTTCGCAGGCTGCCCAGTTCGCAACATCGGGATCCTCGCAAGGCGGGATATTCGCTTACTCGCTCGCCTTGGCGCCCGAAGTAAGCAAGCTTGGTTCTTATGTGCTGATTCCTTCCGAATGGCATACGCCGCTGCGGCAACGCATGGTGTTGATGAAGAATGCGGGCCCGCTGGCTAGAGATTTTTACCGCTATGTCCAGACGGCTGCGGCGCGTGTCATCTTCCGCAAATACGGCTTCGTGTTGCCAGGCGAAGCGACGTGA
- a CDS encoding DUF1801 domain-containing protein, whose protein sequence is MTKTRKVASVRKQRVGVPEAAVNAIFSAYPNPVRAKLLALRRLILDTARTTEGVGALEETLKWGQPSYLTTESKSGSTVRIDQVKAEAGHYAVYFHCQTDLVETFRELYPELRYGGNRSILLDAGDKLPEAALRHCVALALTYHARKRKER, encoded by the coding sequence ATGACAAAAACACGAAAGGTCGCTTCGGTGCGCAAGCAGCGTGTGGGAGTCCCGGAGGCCGCCGTCAATGCGATCTTCAGCGCTTATCCCAATCCGGTCAGGGCAAAACTGCTGGCGCTGCGCCGGCTGATTCTTGACACCGCAAGGACCACCGAGGGCGTCGGCGCTCTGGAAGAGACGCTGAAATGGGGGCAGCCGAGCTATCTCACGACCGAGAGCAAGAGCGGCAGCACGGTCCGGATCGACCAGGTGAAGGCGGAAGCCGGCCACTACGCGGTCTATTTCCACTGCCAGACCGATCTGGTCGAGACCTTTCGCGAGCTCTATCCGGAACTGCGCTACGGCGGCAACCGCAGCATTCTGCTCGATGCCGGCGACAAACTGCCCGAGGCCGCGCTGCGCCACTGCGTGGCGCTGGCGCTGACGTATCATGCGAGGAAGCGGAAAGAGAGATGA
- a CDS encoding GNAT family N-acetyltransferase produces MQETLIAPYSDADQQGVLDVILPIQQREFGIPITAADQPDLTDIPGFYQSGTGGFWVARSNGRVVGTIGLKDIGARQAALRKMFVAAPFRGRELGVAGKLLDMLLAHARAERVAEIFLGTTDKFLAAHRFYERNNFKELQKAELPKTFPIMAVDSKFYALHVS; encoded by the coding sequence ATGCAGGAAACTCTTATTGCGCCATATTCCGACGCCGATCAGCAGGGAGTCCTCGATGTCATCCTGCCGATCCAGCAACGAGAATTTGGTATCCCCATCACGGCAGCCGACCAGCCTGATCTCACTGATATTCCCGGGTTCTACCAATCGGGGACCGGCGGCTTCTGGGTGGCTCGCTCCAATGGTCGGGTCGTTGGCACGATCGGATTGAAAGACATCGGCGCAAGACAGGCGGCACTGCGCAAGATGTTTGTCGCCGCTCCATTTCGAGGCCGGGAGCTCGGAGTGGCCGGAAAGCTGCTTGACATGCTGCTGGCGCATGCCCGCGCAGAGCGTGTTGCCGAGATTTTTCTCGGCACGACGGACAAGTTCCTGGCCGCGCACCGCTTCTATGAAAGGAACAATTTCAAGGAGCTGCAGAAAGCCGAGCTGCCCAAGACCTTTCCGATCATGGCCGTTGATTCGAAATTCTACGCCTTGCACGTGTCGTGA
- a CDS encoding MFS transporter, which translates to MGKASGLSYGWVVVAVGALMTCVAFGSMLSLAVFLQPISEAMGWSRSGVSAAATINFLAMGLAAFFWGTLSDRFGTRIVVLSGTLLLGAGLIGASQATSLWQFQLAFGVLIGIAAGSFYAPMVAVASAWIEHRRSLAVALVSAGMGVSPLTVAPFASYLITAYDWRTAMLVIGIVALALLIPASLLVRRPPEPSTPAAAHGTGAPDGQWTVAQALRTPQFIILAGAHFACCAAHSGPIFHLVSYAMICGIAPLTAVTVYSLAGFSGLGGRLLLGLLADRFGAKHVLVGGLFVQALAIATYLAVGQLGEFYALSVVFGLAYGGVMPLYAVLVREYFGVRIMGSMFGAVSAFASLGMALGPLAGGWVFDAFHGYTWLYVGSFTIGMAAVAIALSFPSAKRPPQPSLNVGRAAA; encoded by the coding sequence ATGGGCAAGGCTTCCGGTTTATCCTACGGCTGGGTCGTCGTCGCCGTAGGTGCGCTGATGACTTGTGTCGCGTTCGGCTCGATGCTGTCGCTCGCGGTGTTCCTGCAGCCGATTTCGGAGGCGATGGGATGGTCGCGCAGCGGCGTCTCGGCGGCGGCGACGATCAATTTTCTCGCCATGGGGCTGGCTGCTTTTTTCTGGGGCACGCTGTCCGACCGGTTTGGCACCCGCATCGTCGTCCTGTCTGGCACACTCCTGCTCGGCGCCGGACTGATCGGCGCGAGCCAGGCCACCAGCCTGTGGCAATTCCAGTTGGCGTTCGGCGTCCTGATCGGGATTGCGGCCGGCAGCTTCTATGCGCCGATGGTCGCAGTGGCGAGCGCCTGGATCGAACATCGCCGCAGCCTCGCGGTGGCGTTGGTATCGGCCGGCATGGGCGTTTCGCCGCTGACGGTTGCGCCATTCGCAAGCTATTTGATCACGGCCTATGACTGGCGCACGGCGATGCTGGTGATCGGCATCGTCGCCCTGGCGCTGTTGATCCCGGCCTCATTGCTGGTGCGACGCCCGCCGGAGCCGTCAACGCCTGCTGCCGCCCATGGGACGGGCGCGCCTGACGGGCAGTGGACGGTCGCGCAGGCGCTGCGAACGCCGCAATTCATCATCCTGGCAGGCGCGCATTTCGCCTGCTGCGCGGCGCATTCGGGGCCGATCTTCCACCTGGTGAGCTACGCCATGATCTGCGGCATCGCGCCGCTGACCGCAGTCACGGTCTACAGCCTCGCCGGCTTCTCCGGCCTCGGCGGCCGTTTGCTGCTCGGCCTACTGGCCGATCGCTTCGGCGCCAAGCACGTCCTGGTCGGCGGCCTGTTCGTACAGGCCTTGGCGATCGCCACCTATCTCGCGGTCGGCCAGCTCGGCGAGTTCTACGCCCTGTCGGTTGTCTTCGGCCTCGCCTATGGCGGCGTGATGCCGCTATACGCCGTGCTGGTGCGTGAATATTTCGGCGTGCGCATCATGGGCAGCATGTTCGGCGCCGTCTCCGCTTTTGCCAGCCTCGGCATGGCGCTGGGGCCGCTCGCCGGCGGATGGGTATTCGACGCCTTCCACGGCTATACCTGGCTCTATGTCGGCTCTTTCACGATCGGCATGGCCGCCGTGGCCATAGCCTTGAGTTTCCCGTCCGCCAAGCGACCGCCGCAGCCGTCGCTCAATGTCGGCCGCGCGGCGGCGTGA
- a CDS encoding Spy/CpxP family protein refolding chaperone, whose translation MKIWPLIASIAFVTSVHAQTPYAGMQTRSIKALSEQQISDLGAGRGMGLALAAELNGYPGPLHVLELADKLELSAEQRASMQRLFDSMKAEAMPLGAKLIEQEAELDKQFATRTVTPESLKASTAAVAATQGMLRETHLKYHLSTGSILTPSQMTKYAELRGYGGGGHKRHQHH comes from the coding sequence ATGAAGATTTGGCCCCTGATTGCATCGATCGCATTCGTCACGAGCGTGCACGCACAGACCCCTTATGCAGGAATGCAGACGCGCTCGATCAAGGCGCTATCGGAGCAGCAGATTTCTGATCTTGGCGCCGGCCGCGGAATGGGCCTGGCGCTCGCGGCCGAACTGAACGGCTATCCGGGGCCGTTGCACGTTCTCGAGCTTGCCGACAAGCTCGAACTCTCCGCCGAGCAACGCGCCAGCATGCAGCGCCTGTTCGATTCCATGAAGGCCGAAGCGATGCCGCTGGGCGCCAAGCTGATCGAACAGGAAGCCGAACTGGACAAGCAGTTTGCCACCCGCACCGTCACGCCCGAAAGCCTGAAGGCGTCCACCGCGGCCGTTGCCGCCACCCAAGGAATGCTGCGCGAGACCCATCTGAAATATCATTTGTCGACCGGCAGCATTTTGACCCCGTCGCAGATGACCAAATATGCGGAGTTGCGGGGTTACGGCGGTGGCGGGCACAAGCGACACCAGCACCATTGA
- the lepA gene encoding translation elongation factor 4 — MTTAPISNIRNFSIVAHIDHGKSTLADRLIQMTGGLSDREMAGKEQVLDSMDIERERGITIKAQTVRLNYRAKDGKNYIFNLMDTPGHVDFAYEVSRSLAACEGSLLVVDASQGVEAQTLANVYQALDNNHEIVPVLNKVDLPAAEPDKVKQQIEDVIGIDASDAVMISAKTGLGVPDVLEAIVTRLPPPKGDRGATLKALLVDSWYDVYLGVVVLIRVVDGTMKKGQRIRMMGTNAAYDVERVGFFTPKMEQVDELGPGEIGFITAAIKEVADTRVGDTITDDKKPITEMLPGFKPAIPVVFCGLFPVDANDFETLRAAMGKLRLNDASFSYEMETSAALGFGFRCGFLGLLHLEIIQERLSREFDLNLIATAPSVIYKMHLTDGQEIEIHNPVDMPDVVKIADIEEPWIEATILTPDEYLGSVLKLCQDRRGAQKELTYVGSRAMVKYDLPLNEVVFDFYDRLKSVSKGYASFDYHLTDYKVADLVKMQILVNAEPVDALSMLVHRTRAEGRGRAMVEKMKELIPPHMFQIPIQAAIGGKVIARETVRALRKDVTAKCYGGDITRKRKLLEKQKEGKKKMRQFGKVDIPQEAFIAALKVDS; from the coding sequence ATGACAACTGCGCCCATTTCCAACATCCGCAACTTCTCCATCGTCGCCCACATCGACCATGGCAAATCGACGCTGGCCGACCGCCTGATCCAGATGACGGGCGGGCTGTCGGACCGCGAAATGGCGGGCAAGGAACAGGTGCTCGATTCCATGGATATCGAGCGCGAGCGCGGCATCACCATCAAGGCGCAGACGGTGCGGCTGAACTACCGCGCCAAGGACGGCAAGAATTACATCTTCAACCTGATGGACACGCCCGGCCATGTCGACTTCGCCTACGAAGTCTCGCGGTCGCTGGCCGCCTGCGAAGGGTCGCTCCTGGTGGTCGACGCCAGCCAGGGCGTGGAGGCGCAGACGCTCGCCAACGTCTATCAGGCGCTCGACAACAATCACGAGATCGTACCGGTTCTCAACAAGGTCGACCTGCCGGCGGCCGAGCCGGACAAGGTCAAGCAACAGATCGAGGACGTGATCGGGATCGACGCCTCGGACGCGGTGATGATCTCGGCCAAGACGGGCTTGGGCGTTCCCGACGTGCTGGAAGCCATCGTGACTCGCCTGCCGCCGCCGAAGGGCGATCGCGGCGCGACGCTGAAGGCGCTATTGGTGGATAGCTGGTACGACGTCTATCTCGGCGTCGTCGTGCTGATCCGCGTCGTCGACGGCACGATGAAGAAGGGCCAGCGCATCCGGATGATGGGCACCAACGCGGCCTATGACGTCGAGCGCGTCGGGTTCTTCACGCCGAAGATGGAGCAGGTCGACGAGCTCGGCCCCGGCGAGATCGGCTTCATTACCGCGGCGATCAAGGAAGTCGCCGATACGCGCGTCGGCGACACCATCACCGACGACAAGAAGCCGATCACCGAGATGCTGCCGGGCTTCAAGCCGGCGATCCCGGTGGTGTTCTGCGGCCTGTTCCCGGTCGATGCCAACGATTTCGAAACGCTGCGCGCGGCAATGGGCAAGCTGCGGCTCAACGACGCGAGCTTTTCCTACGAAATGGAAACCTCGGCCGCGCTGGGTTTTGGCTTCCGCTGCGGCTTCCTCGGGCTGCTGCACCTCGAAATCATCCAGGAGCGGCTGTCGCGCGAGTTCGATCTCAACCTGATCGCGACGGCGCCGAGCGTGATCTACAAGATGCACCTGACCGATGGGCAGGAGATCGAGATCCACAACCCGGTCGACATGCCCGATGTCGTCAAGATCGCCGACATCGAGGAGCCGTGGATCGAGGCCACGATCCTCACGCCGGACGAATATCTCGGCAGCGTGCTAAAACTGTGCCAGGACCGCCGCGGCGCGCAGAAGGAGCTCACTTACGTCGGCTCCCGCGCGATGGTGAAATACGATTTGCCGCTCAACGAAGTCGTGTTCGATTTCTACGACCGGCTGAAATCCGTCTCGAAGGGCTACGCCTCGTTCGACTATCATCTGACCGACTACAAGGTGGCCGACCTCGTCAAGATGCAGATCCTCGTCAACGCCGAGCCGGTCGATGCGCTGTCGATGCTGGTGCATCGCACCCGCGCGGAGGGCCGCGGCCGCGCCATGGTCGAAAAGATGAAGGAACTGATCCCGCCGCACATGTTCCAGATCCCGATCCAGGCGGCGATCGGCGGCAAGGTGATCGCCCGCGAAACCGTCCGCGCGCTCCGCAAGGACGTCACCGCCAAATGCTACGGCGGCGACATCACGCGCAAACGGAAGCTTCTGGAGAAGCAGAAGGAAGGCAAGAAGAAGATGCGGCAGTTCGGCAAGGTCGACATTCCGCAGGAAGCATTCATTGCCGCGCTGAAGGTGGATAGCTGA